TTAAAAAATGTCTGAAGTCGACGTCTtcattaagtaagtaagtaagtcagTAAGTAACCTTAATGACACAGTTAATTTCTTTCACCTGGACCTCAATAAAAAGAGACAACGTACCATGTTGATATTTGTCCGTTGGAGGAATTGCACaaacagatgaaatgtaattttcaTGTCCACTTATGACATGTCCCTCTTCAAACCCAACTCTGTCTTGACAAGGAACCCACAGACGTGCTGTTCGATCTCTCGAAGCAGTTATAATACCCCCTTCTGGGAAGACGGCAGGACAAAGAGCTCTAACATCAAGTTCGTGACCACGAAGAACACAGCTCAATTTGTAAgacatttttaaagaaattgaaatcgcctGCGGTTCTTTTCAGCTAGACAGTTCGTGTCTTATACATGACATGAAGTTTCTCACGTACCCAGAGTGCTCGGGCTTTTTGTTCAGCGGGCCGAGTTCTGCGTAAAGTAGTTAATTCATATATGATACCCTATAATGTACCGTTGTATAAATCTATCTTACTTTATTGCTTACTTAACTTCCTTTgggtgcttgggctacttgaggtgcttaggctacttgaggtgcttgcaCCGGTTGGGATACTTGGGGTGCTtaggctacttgaggtgcttaggcTCCTTAaggtgcttgggctacttgaggtgcttgggctacttggggtggttgggctacttgaggtgcttgggctacttggggtgGTTGggctgcttgaggtgcttgcaTTGTAGAACAATGGAAACCATGATGATGTTTGTATCAGGATAGTAACCTGATACTTGAATTATCACAGCagtagtttcaaagaaaaaatcaCCAATTTAGCCAGATAATAAAAAACTAAATTCTTAATTTCCTTTAATTAAAAGTCAACTTATCATCTTTGATGTTGAACACTATAACATATACCTTCTTTGAGTCTAAGTACAATGTTTGGATCACCCTCTGGACTGTTATAATATCCACCATCATCTTTATCCCAGAATAACTCATCCTGTTTCTGCTGTAACATCTCCGCCCATGCTATccaattatcattaaaactGGCCTCATATAGATCTAACAGTCCTCTGATCATAAATGTGTAGTCATCTACAAATCCTTCTATAGTTgattctctgaaaaaaaaaaatggagtttCTGTTtaatattacattttttttatattgtagACTctgaaaaaaatgtattatgCATTGCTTCTTGTTTTGCTGACATGGGCTAGGATGTCATGTACCATGCAGTGAAATATGACAGCCATAAAccgtgaatgaatgaataaatgaatgaatgagcaAGGCGGGCGATGCTCACGCATCTCGTTCTTGCTCCAATAAATTGAGGCGTTTGCTATTCCTTAGGATACTCAGAACCGGAATACCAGTAGTTCAGTTATTGTTAATTTGCGCCCCAATAAAATTGAAAGATTTAAAACACCTTTAAAGTTCATTAACGGATGAAAACATCCATcaaaacaacctcgttcccagggcttatccctagaaagaaaaaaagccctgggaacgaggttgccatCAAAACCCTCTTTTTAAAATCCCAGTGCACCTCCAGGCAATTAATACCCCCCATAGTGACAAAAATCTAATTGTATGCCTTAAATAAGGGGTAAAATTGAGCCAGAGACGCGACAACATTGACCTCCTTGGAATATTTAATATCAATTCCCTGCGTAAGAAATTCCGCGTCATGCGTCACCAACTGCTCTCCGCAAAAAAGCCCCGCGAACGATTCATCGGTTACCACAATGCGACTTACGTTTTTGTCGTATTCAAGCGTGCACGACACTCGTTACACAACGACAACTTGTACCAGTCAGTCTCGATGCATATAACCTCCGCAACGAAAACGAAACTGGACGGTCCTTCCAGATAAATATCCTTCCCATGAAGCCTTACGCTCCTGTATTCCAACTGCATACAATGGTCCAtggtttttgcaattttgtttttgaccaGGTGGCGTAAATCTATCGTGACTACTTGAAAGTTCAACTGAAAAATGAGTAAAGTGGCCAAGTTTGAGAGCGACATCTTGCAAAATTGGGAATAAAGTGGAATCCCGCTATACCACCACCCCATTAACACGACCACCTCGTTATCACGACCACTTTTTTGTGGCCCAAACTGCATAAGCCCacttattttcttattttgaaGGCCCCGTTAATCCGTCCACCCCGTTAATACGACCAAAGCTTCATGGTCCGGCGGTGgtcgtattaacggggttccactgtgTGCCTTTAGGGCGAGTCCAGGAATTTTA
The sequence above is a segment of the Montipora foliosa isolate CH-2021 chromosome 2, ASM3666993v2, whole genome shotgun sequence genome. Coding sequences within it:
- the LOC137993567 gene encoding spermatogenesis-associated protein 20-like isoform X1 translates to MKCCWTVLQIRQQESTIEGFVDDYTFMIRGLLDLYEASFNDNWIAWAEMLQQKQDELFWDKDDGGYYNSPEGDPNIVLRLKEVSGYYPDTNIIMVSIVLQCKHLKQPNHPK
- the LOC137993567 gene encoding spermatogenesis-associated protein 20-like isoform X2 codes for the protein MICRESTIEGFVDDYTFMIRGLLDLYEASFNDNWIAWAEMLQQKQDELFWDKDDGGYYNSPEGDPNIVLRLKEVSGYYPDTNIIMVSIVLQCKHLKQPNHPK